The Coffea arabica cultivar ET-39 chromosome 8e, Coffea Arabica ET-39 HiFi, whole genome shotgun sequence genome window below encodes:
- the LOC113704395 gene encoding uncharacterized protein: MESIASSSSPPHDQQHHRLEPTQPLAERIIRALRHRLRLLHRFDSSFFVLGATGNVYTVNLSDTPSCTCPDRTVPCKHILFVFIRVLGVPLDDSCLWRRSLRPCQLNRLLTSPTLTDALAGATVREMFHQLFFQAGPSTSGGPRVDMEDGTACPICLEELGKGEKIVACGTCRNPIHEECLMAWKKSSRRRSTSCVLCRARWRNTADQDKYLNLSAYISEDDMVEDEGHCS; this comes from the coding sequence ATGGAATCCATTGCATCCAGTTCATCCCCTCCTCACGACCAGCAGCACCACCGTTTGGAGCCGACGCAACCGCTCGCCGAGCGCATTATCCGAGCCCTTCGCCACCGCCTCCGCCTCCTCCACAGGTTTGATTCCTCCTTCTTTGTGTTAGGCGCCACAGGAAATGTTTACACTGTCAACTTATCTGACACCCCATCATGCACCTGCCCTGATCGCACCGTCCCTTGCAAGCACATTCTCTTCGTGTTTATACGCGTTCTAGGCGTCCCCCTCGATGATTCCTGTCTCTGGAGGAGGAGTCTGAGGCCGTGCCAGCTCAACCGCCTTCTCACTTCGCCTACGTTGACGGATGCCTTAGCCGGGGCTACCGTTCGAGAGATGTTCCACCAGCTGTTTTTTCAGGCTGGGCCGAGTACTTCAGGCGGCCCTCGTGTTGACATGGAAGATGGCACGGCTTGTCCGATATGTCTTGAGGAACTGGGGAAAGGAGAGAAAATCGTAGCTTGTGGGACCTGCAGAAATCCAATTCATGAAGAATGTTTAATGGCGTGGAAGAAAAGCAGCAGAAGAAGATCAACCAGCTGTGTACTTTGTCGCGCTAGGTGGAGAAATACGGCTGATCAAGACAAGTACTTGAACTTATCAGCATATATTAGTGAGGATGACATGGTTGAAGATGAAGGCCATTGCAGCTAG